The proteins below come from a single Oncorhynchus tshawytscha isolate Ot180627B linkage group LG22, Otsh_v2.0, whole genome shotgun sequence genomic window:
- the LOC112222168 gene encoding opioid growth factor receptor produces MASELTKKEILAFQESEEAKKRLVESYALMLWFYGIQLVNKDTGEVKRADNRKERFANLERTMHNNLRILKSLGELGFEHYQSPLVRFFLEETLVKKNLSSIKRSVFDYFLFAVRDKQKRKELLRYAFQHFEPNDKFVWCPRKKQLKKGNGEGGLPMSQG; encoded by the exons ATGGCCTCTGAACTCACCAAGAAGGAGATCCTG GCCTTCCAGGAGAGTGAAGAGGCCAAGAAGAGGCTGGTAGAGTCCTACGCGCTCATGTTGTGGTTCTATGGCATCCAGCTGGTCAATAAAGACACAGGCGAGGTCAAACGTGCCGACAACCGGAAGGAACGCTTCGCCAACCTTGAACG GACCATGCACAATAACCTCCGCATCCTGAAGAGCCTGGGGGAGCTAGGCTTTGAGCATTACCAGAGCCCACTGGTGCGCTTTTTCCTGGAGGAGACGCTGGTCAAAAAGAACCTGAGTAGCATCAAGCGCAGCGTGTTTGACTACTTCCTGTTTGCAGTGCGCGACAAGCAGAAGCGCAAAGAGCTGCTGCGCTACGCCTTCCAGCACTTCGAGCCCAATGACAAGTTTGTGTGGTGCCCCCGAAAGAAACAGCTGAAGAAGGGAAACGGAGAGGGAGGGCTGCCCATGAGCCAAGgctag